The following is a genomic window from Episyrphus balteatus chromosome 1, idEpiBalt1.1, whole genome shotgun sequence.
ATGCaccatttaagaaaaaacagcAGCACTGGCGAATATGCTAGTCCTcaacatatttatttaacaataGAGCCCAAACACTGAATTTCCATTGAATACCTCCTCACATTGTATACAATATCACAGAAAAATCCCATCCAGATCTATTTAAAGGAATGAAacgtttttaaaatgttaacaacTATTAACTGAAGAATCatagcattgaaaaaaaaaaaaaaccttttccaAAATTGCAACAATTTTTGCTATGAATCATTTCCAAAATCACTTTCGGTCTTAACTTAGAAATTCGttatttagagttttttttatctaagaAAAATGCAAAGCTTTAACCACTTCTGCTCATGAAGGCCGAGTCTAtcagaaataattgatttttttactcatataaaatatgtttagatcgaaaaatttcacaatttgaaatcaaaccaaagtggaatttttttattaatttattttatttttgctttttaaaaatgcaagAAAGCAAGTGGTTTACTATAGCAAAGTTTAAAATTCGGGTGGCATAAAAAAACGCAGAAAGTATAAACTTCAGTTGTGTTCTACAAATCGtcggcggaaagcaaaattgttctaaatccacttttttactaaaaatgagataatgatatgttttactaatttgggggtactctttccgaatttgaaaatcgtttttatctaaaacaaattttcagcagataatataattaaaagggacatagaacaattaaAACAGGTAAGTTACCTTCTGAAAATGagacccgagtattcttgattgttctaagtctcatcatattttgttctaagtccacttattatttaaagaaagtgcgtacttgtataggaattgttctatgtccaattttgggtttttagtttttaaaactataaaaaaatagtttgtatttattaatgaaGAAAACTTGTATTAATGGTTTCTTCAAAAggaaagaacaaactttataaaaaacataaattgaattagcgacgagcaaaaaaataccgctttcaattaatttgaatcttaaaaattgtcccctgtaaaatttgctcaTTGATTCATTCAATTagctttttctgttttttttttgtgttcaatcTACTTTTGAGTGTAAAATATTagcaatttttagttttaaaatctgTCTGCTTTCAACCTGATTCTGAACCAAATTTAAACTCACTGACACTCAAATTACTCCCTCCGGAGCGACGATATAAATAACATTAACATACTTTTTATATTCGAATGTACTCAAATTCATACATCTTCCGGCTAACTTATAATCATaatcactttttttctttaactccagaaaattaaataaaaaatttgtatgaaaagcaTATCAATTGCTTAAAATTAATCCAGAGTATTTGCTTTTAAAGCATTAGTTACGACATTGTGTTTGTTGTGCTTTATTGCATATTTGTATTGAAAtggtaacttaaaaaaaaaaatgaaatgttaattttaataaaatttggaaaatatatTAGCTACAAACATTAAATTGCATATTATgtgcaataataataaaaaacataaagcttaaaagaagaaataaaaacaattaaaattatgtacaataaaaataaaaatcaaaagaaaaaaaattaaaaataaaaaattaaattaaaaaaaaaactaaataaatttacCATAGACCGAAGCTGTCTCAAATTCTTGCAATAATTCCACAGGGAAATCATCAGAGACAGTCAAACTGGGATAATCATGTTGCGAAGAACTATCACGTCCAAACGAAGTTTTAGCAAAATGTCCACTTCCTCCTGATGCATTAACACTTCCAATATTCGCTGTACTCTGCGGACCCAAACTAATGTTTCCGCCACTTGCTATCGAAGCTGATCTTTCTGAACAGGCTACAcgttattatattttgtttttgttttgttttgaaaacacaGAACATACAACATAAGAAAGAAAGGAACaacataaaataatgaaaataataaaatacaactaaaaaataaaaataaaattaaaaaaaaaacacaaaaaggaGACACAcaaaaatgaatcttaaaaaagAGAATAGAATGTGAGCGCACAAAAAGCTGAATCACGAGTGAGAAAGCTGAAGAGAAAAAACAGAGCGAAAAAGACGCAAACGCAAGAAATTCAAAacgaaaaacaatttcaaacctGAACTGAAGATGTTTGTTTCGCCTGGCGGCGGCGAAGATGTGGGCTCAtctcttttcatttcattttcctcaaaattaaCAGAGTCCTGAACGGTTAGTAGAAGTCCACCCAACAGCATGTGGGTATTTTGTGCATCGGTTTCTACTTGTAGGGCATTCATTAGAATATTCACCAGGCGCGGCTTAAGCTGGataaaagtcaaaattctgaaacaaataaaagtcttttatttctttgttggaaatatttaaaaagttactCACTTTTCTGGATGTTCATTATTTAAATCACGAATTTGTAAAGTCTGAAAATGCAATGGCAGCGCTAGCATcgaaagtaaaatattaatcgAAGCTCTTCGTAATTCTATTCTGTTGTAGTTCACTGCCagggattttatttttaaatctttatcaGGCAGCACAACTTCCAAAGCCGATATAAATGCTGGTAATAGAACATGAATTCCATCTAAATCTAAACGGAACAAATCTGAAGAGTTCAACAGAATTGATGCCAAAGTTTCATCACACTCTTTGCTTTCAACTATCTTCATGCACTGCTGTAGAGCCATGTAGAAACGTGCCAAATAAACGGGGAGTATCTCTTCACCAGTTTTCTTCGAACAGAATATCTTACAGAGAGCTCCAATTGCTTCGGCACGTCCTGATTCGAATTTATCTATTGTCAATCCTCGGGGAAGATTTGCAGGATCATTATTAGAATTGGGATGTGACAATGAAATGCTCCCCTTACGATTCTCCATTACCATTGATGATGGTCGTTTGCTGGCCTCAGAAGCTTGACGCTTTGCATTCGCCAACCATGATTCACCACCAATATAAGCAGCTTCAAATAACCATTCACCAAATAGATGAAGTACACTATTGCACAATGGACGAGTTGGTGCCAATGGTGGTCGTGGCTCCGAACCCATGGATGGAAGAGCtttaataggaaaaaaaaatttagtatcaTTTTATAaagattcttttttgtttttacaatttaaaCTACTCGAAGATGGAGGTCCAGATGTTGGTGTGAGTGGCGGTTGAGTGCTTTGTGAACGAGAACTGGTCAACCCAATCAATGCTGCTTTACTTAAACCTTTTGGaagaacaaaattatattactaattttttatcaaaaaagaaaaaaagtaatgataagacaaattcattcaaaaacatCTGTAAAATTAAAAGGGCATTAACGCCCCTCAATCTATATCTACTTTTCCAACtgttatctataaaaaaaaaagtaggaacTGACTTTTCAAATTGATACAAAAacattaagaaaatttaaattaactaggctacagaaaaaattaaaatctacttAATGCTTGTAAAAGAAGTGAAGTAAAAGCataattttttgtaacaaaaacaaataaaattgcattaatATAGTCAAACACTTTAATAGGtaagttatttttaattctttttatttttatttgttttaactgCAATTCAAGTATTTAATAAAGTCATAAgttaaaactaaaacttaaaaccAATTGTAATTAACAAAATAACTGAAGTTTTGAGATGAATGAAACTATAAGCAAATACTAGATTCTATCGCTAATTATCACCATCTTAAAGATTACAAAGgttatataaaatttgataaCTAATCTACTAATTCAATTCTACAAAACAGGTGCTAGGCggttatttaaaagaaatttaacacacaatttttaatgatttttatttttcaaacaaatattttaaatgaatacaAACTTTAAAAGAATTGAAATCAAAGCatagcaaataaataaatagctaAAAGTGGCTTGGCAGTTGTTTAACGCTATCAATAATCAGCATCAGGAACAGGGTAtataagaaaattaatgaaCTATGTAACTTCATTTGTAATAAAGGCTGTCTTTATTTATTCTTTCGGACCCTGACAACCCTAAAATTTTATCTAAGCTAAATTTATAAACACATCTAATGCTTTTTTGTATGGCTCAAAACACTACCTATCACCCAAAGCACCAGTTGTGCACGAAAAGGTATTTTTGATTTGATGACACCAATGCTTGATATCATCGACAATCCAATCCAAAGAAGAAGCTGCTTTGAGTCTTCAACTTCGTAGTACCGTACTTAAAGACTTTTACCCGCActgataataattatttatcatCATGAATAATGCATTAATAATTTCTCCCCAGAAGTGGAAAACCACAAAAATTGTGTCAGTCCCGAAAAAATGCTAATGCGGTTTCCAAATACAAGTTCATATCTTTCATTAATAACATcagaaatattttggaaaaaaaaataattctaaggtTTTAAAATCTTGGCTGTGCATTTTTCCTTTTGAGAACTACACTCGAGACTgcccttttttcaaattttattccgCCATCTCAGAATTTATGTCACATAGATGATTTCTTATTCTTAAACTCCGAATATTTGGAAAGCACgtgcacacgggtgcgaatttgacaggacaaaaatgaaaagtggtcacagaaaagtgtctttataagggtgaaaatacatttttttggaattgtgaatacagtattcgaattcctcggaaaattctacatcaatttcatatatgattttccataaaatagtgggaccgaaaaaagttcaagtgccatgaaaaagtatacaccaaattcacaaaaaagaggtgtgcctataGAGGGTTAAATATGAAAGATTCACGTCTTCCAAAAAATTTGGCTTTGAGAACAATTTATTACAAAGTCGAGTTTGCATgcagaattgttaaaaattgtaCAACGGAGGACTGGCCCATCATGTGTAAGCTCTGTAATCCGGACGAAAGAGAAGATGTGCTTGGGAAAATACCCCATATTTAGCGAAACAAAAAGCATTATCtttggaaataaattgcacgactggggtcgcacgtacttgctcttatgcttaaagtaactataatgttaaagctttttattcaagaaatttaaaattcgatattttgaagaaatttcataagtagtataaaaaaattaaatctgtttttataattaataaaactccgttttaaaatatcttaaaaaaaaaaaacaaatatgccattttatttctcgtataaaaaggtatttttagaaaaaaaattttgaaaattgtaggagccgttttttaaaaaaataattttttatatataaaatttttttaacatttttcaaaaaaaaagttggtatgccattttcaagaaataattaatttacacataaaaacttaatttcaaaatttttcattgatccgttttcaaaaaattgatttttcaaaaaaaaatgttgaaatattttttaaaaaaccaaaaatgcgtttttttttaattttctaaaattttaatattatctttacttacacacttttgtataaaaattttcaattaaatcaggttaattttgtacgagatattcagaaacgaaaaaaaccgttctatgacaggtaccgttaataacggtacaaaaaatattttttttatttaaaaagttggcccttatgtgtagtattacacacaaaaattttaatcaaaatcgttagagccgtttttgaaaaaaattaacttttctatttccgttatatggcaggtaccgttagttttggtcataaaaaaaaaatttcaatttcccctctagggaatcaccaaaaactgctaactaccaagtttgaagaaaatcacttcactcgtttaggctgcagctccagatagagacagacggacagacagacagacagacagacagacagacagacagacagacagacagaattgccggacccacttttttggcattctccatcatcgtaatgtcatgtaaaattgttatctcgagttcgattttttttacgaatcctaaacttgccctatagtacctatatcgcaagtaaaaattgtagatATTAATCGTCCATGGTAGGCAAACTTTCAACGAAGGTAATATAATAAAGAGAATGAGGCACATTTGACTTGGATTTATAAGTCAGAAAATTAAGTTGAAGATCACAAAAAAGACCAATATCTCGGATACTTTTAAGGATGGGTTGATTGTAGAGTAAATATTAAGGAGAGTGAGACAGTTGGTAACGTTAAACCTCCAAGAGTGTAACGAATAACTGCCGTTCAGACTCGGTAGAAAATTTTGGGTTCCCTCTATTCTTCCGACTAATAAACACAGAAATGTTTGAGAGTTGTTAGTCATTAGACCATAGCCTTTCATGGATAAATAGTGCCGCAAGTTTATTTTCGAtatcgattttaaaaaaagatggATTCAAGCCAAGTGAAGAAAATTAAACATCGTCTATTTGTTAATTCAATAGAAATTCAACCATCATTGCAGCTTCCTAATTCATTATTTCTAAAAAGCTGACGAGATGATTACCAGTCGATGTTTGTGTTCGGAAATATTTAACTATAAATTCTTTcctattctttttaatttaatgtttttatttattaaatagaaataaaatgaatGATGTATTTAGGAATTAAtagtcaaaaataatatcttaactAATAAATGGTATGAAATGGTCAATGGACATACACGCAAATGAAAAATTAGTTGAAGAAAACACTCTTTATGATAGAAAAAGCTTAATTTGGAAAATAGGAAAGAATGATTTGGCGATGTCATAAATTCAATCATAAATCCGATATCAGCTTGGAATCCTGAGAAAAAACTATCTCAGAATCCTTTGGTAATGGAAATTTTAATggtgttttcaaataaaatgaattgcttgatattttttttcggtaagGATTCGTAACAAAATGTCGTTTAGGATAGAACAAATGATTGGAGTGaatagaaaaacaacaaaaatgaaacaatgaTCACAGGACAAAACAAGAGTAAAAGAAGAAACTAATCATTAAAAGCATTAAGGACGAGCACAAAAGctgagtttttaaataaaaactacaaACAAATACCACACATTAATGATTTGCTTTCGAAAGAAAAATCAAGTCAAAGATATAAGTTTAAAGACCACACCCTTTTGTTGTGATATAGATGGCGCCACACTAAAAGATTTGGCCAAACGCCTTTGCAATGGTGGCGTTGGTGAATGTGGTAAATGTTCTCCTGTTGCAACACTACTACCTAAACCCGAGGTTGTTGATGTTAATGGAGTTCCATACGACGAACTACTGCTAGCACTAGACGAATGATGGTGATGGCCAATTATAGCGTTAAGAGCATGTGTGGCCGTATTGCCACTTAAGCCACTAAGAAACGAAGAGCCACTACCTTCGGTGGCTCCCGATTTACTACTACTACCACCACCTGCACCAGTACTAAAACCAAACAAATGATGAGTATTATGATTTAAACCAGAACCGCTACCGTGAATGGCATCGCTCAATGATGAACGAATGTCCATTAGATTTGTGATATTTTCATCGTGGCTATGCGATGGCTGATAGATACCTGTAGTAAGCGAAAGTTAAGTTAAGTAATTCATAAAAAAGAGTTAATAAGAATACTGATGAATGTGTTTTGGTAGTGGGTTTAATATTGGTGTGTAACTTACCCAAGAATGCATCGACTTGTGATGAGATTCCTTTTATCGCCTTGAGGAATATTTGAGGAAGGAGCAGTAAACATGGATGTTGATAGGGTTCAGCACCTTTGTCGCGTGTCAGAGCCCATTGCATAAAATGTGAAGACTTGCTTATAACATGCGGATAGCATAGAGCTGTTGGATTTCCAATTGTCCGCAGGAAGCGATACCATGTTTGTGCAATGCAGTCATTTGTTATTCCACTTGGGATTAGTTGTGCATCTTCATCAGCTAAAACAGATATCAGTCTTTTagtcaaaatttaacttctttaaagcttttttctaTATTTACAGATTTTGAGTTCGGGAAATGTAGGTCcatacataaaatttattaatcgtGAGGTTAAAGCTAAATTTACTCGATTCCATTGTTCGATTAAAGCTATTCGATGTCTCCAAAGTAAACAGGATTCTTGAAGCGTCTTCCACAATGATGGCGATGGAAAGCACCGGACACATGCCAAGAGCCAAACTTCAAAGAGTACACTGAGCACACGTTCACAAAGCTGATCACCTACATCATCTTTGACTGTTGGCGGAGCCAAAAGGATTTCATTGATTGCCAGCAGGAACAAAAGTAACGATTCCCATGTGTCACGATTCATTGTTTGTGATATTTGTGCAGTTTGTTGGAGGGTTCGCAGAACTCGATGACAAAGAACTGCTTGTCGATTGATTTTATCAGCACCTATGTATAAGGAATTACATTATTATAAGTTCAAGTTTTCGTAACTAGAGGATTGTTAGGGGATTTAAACACATACCCAGTGGTTGATACAAAAAAGGTAAGACTtgcaaaagattaaaaaaataattagtgtttttagaGAAAGAGTTTATAGAAAATTTAGTTTGTCAAGAAATATCTGTTTGGATGAGGGATGAGGATGCTTAGTTTctcttacagaaaaaaaaaaaaaaaacaacataaacacGTGTCTCACTTAAATTCACTCCAAATCTAGTTGTTTAAAGAAGAAGAACCTTTCTAATGGATCAAATTAACCCGAGTCACacatttgttataaataattCTAGAGAGCTTCTAGATAATTGAAGAGTGATTTTAGGATTTTTGGTTCGATAACGAGCATATTTAAAAAGAGAATGCTGATGAAGATAAAAACTATAGGGAAGATGATATAACCGCCCCCGACTCGTACTCTCCTTTCCTAAAACACacaatcatttattttatgtgaGTGTTTGGTGTGttggtttcattaaaaatgcaCGTCGAAAATTACAATATGGGATTTTTGCTTCTCATTTCAGCTTGtagtgtaaaacaaaaaaacacctgAAAATTCGTTTCTCTAGGTGAAACCTCCTATATGCAATCACTTCTGCTGTGGACTAAACGAATTTATAAGGCCGGATGTTTTTCAGTGTTAAGAAATGTAATAGTACAAGTAAAGGCGGACTTAGATTCCGTTCATAGCAGTTAGGAAAGAGACCAAGTCAGTGACTACACCAACTACGTCAGCGACTCCAAAAATCAATAGGTGTTTGAAAAAGTTTATCAGTTTGAATAAATACTTCATGAAGTCCAATTGGTCGGACGTATTGACAGTTGTGtaagtttaaaaagaaaaataggcTCAAGAGATTACCACTACTATGACCAAAAGTTAATGGtccaaacgaaatatgctgaaagACCATCTTTAGGACTTTtcgaatttggtaacttgttcattctaaatccttacggtttttcattatatgcagttcttgtgaaatttctaaaaacatCTACTTTGAACTAGTATTTTGCTTCCCCTgtccattattgatttttatttttttacaattactaaaatattgatgaatagttataaaaaattaatttatcaacccatttttttttatttcgtataacattttggtataaatttattaacaggttcgaatttaaaaaaaaatcaatttacgaCTTTAATTTTAGAAAAGCATCAGTAATTTCGTTTCCTTATTCGACAAACTCATATTTCGCTTTCTTATAACtttgattttggtttttatgttgcaatgtactttgtttacttttattttgttttggaattagTTTACttcgatataaaatttttcgatttacatttgttttgtttattttgtgtgcATGTTAAGTGTTAAAATTCGTGCAAATTTTAACACCCTTAAGCTATTAACAACCACAAAAGGCTAACGAAACAATTGGTGGCGAATAATTTGCGTTAATTTATTCTAAacattcacataaaaaaaaaaactattacaatCTTAAGATAATAGcccttttaaattttaacgatTTGCGTAGCATTAAagcaaaattcttaaaaaaccaAATCAATCTATAAAACTGAAGACGAAATAAACTGatgtcaaaataaacaaaacgcaAAATGAACTTTTTCGAAATAACTTATTGGACTTGTAATAAATAtgcgaaacaaataaaaaaaaaacaataaaaccataAGGCGAAGTTATAGTTGGACAAACTGATCGAAATACGaagtaaacaaaaaaccaaataaaggattgcgaacaaataaaaaataatggtgTGAAAAACGTAACACCAGaaattgaatttaagaaaaaaacgaaacaatAGACACCCGACTTAATAGGTATAGATCTTATATCGGTGGGAAATGTCTCGGTTATACCTAGATAAGATTGCAAAGAACAAATAACAGTAGCTTTTTAATAGATTTGTTATTAATATGATGCAGAGTGATTAACTGTAATTCCACCAAATTTGTTCCCATTCAACCAATGAGGGACTCTTTTAGAACATCACCCCTATTACCCCCcgatcaattgatagttgataaaaaataaatttggatCTCTTATTATCTAATttgcaaacaatttaaaaacaaagaatGATGCCAACcgttattatttgaaatgtaattgaaaaattccgttaaaaaaatgatcagtatttatcaactatcaattgatagttgataatcGTAATAGGGGTTTATGAGATCATGGCAATCCATATAGGATTGATAAAATTCGTTTTGAAAAAGGTTGCTCATAGAGCCCAATCAACAcaaagaaatttagaaaaactaTTTAGAATATTGTGAATAGCCAATAACCCAAACCCTAACCCTCAAAATAGAAAAGAGTACGAAAGaataaatactttttgtttaaaagtcCTGAAAATGTATTAGTATAGCTGATGCTGAATATCATAGAAATATCTATATGAACTTTTCATAGTACTTACTTTCTCCTTGCCGTGGAACAAAAAGATTATGAAGGTGACTGATGACTTTCCGGCAATACATATTTGGATCATCGCAAATCGGTTTTGGGACACTTATTCTTGGATTTGGATGTAATGCAGTCAACCATTCACAGTACACATTAACGCAATCTTTAATAGTTTCATGTTCTTGTAGTGGCAGTGATAAACCAAAACAAATGACATCCATACACCAAGTCACCTATAAAAAGATAGAAACCCAATAAACATCTTTTAGAGGTTTCAttcaatttcaaatcaaaaccTCTTCATCTTTAACCAAATGACTTGGTTCAGCATTTTGTGTTATACCCAAATTGGATGCCAGCTGCTTAACAACCGAAACAGCGACTTCTTTGCCCGCTGAAGCTGGAAATTTATTTAGCACACTCGAAGATTGTGCTTCGGCACTATTCGATGCAATAGTCGAAGATAGCGAAGCCCACTCCGAATACATAATGAAGAAATGAATTTGgtaatgaaatgaaaataatcatatgcaaatttgtaaaaaaaaaaacaggaaatcaATCTACGTGAGCATTTCCCAACcggagtttttctttttttatactgTTCTTATGGGcacatttttgtgttttcattcaaaatagtTTTGTAGTAAGTTtcttgaatatatttttatatttttcatcagTAAATACTAGGAATAAAggtttaatggttttattaatAAGTTATAGAAACATATATATAGgttttttctaagaaataaacaaaaaattagcttttggaaaaattttgcgtacaaatttttcaacttttttccacAACTGACAGttcgatttcatttttttttttatgtgacatttgtggaaaacttttatttttttgtacaggGATGTTAGGTGTGAATAAGGTAGGGTAAGTTTGCAGAATGTTGGtaattcatataatttacaatttgtttttttgtttattttgacaaGAGTGACGTTTatatgactgttctaacttgttctgacgtttctcacgaaactgtgctttcctgtcctgttctgatctagaaaaatcctcgttGAACATACTTCATAAGTAAAAGTAAAAGATTTAAGTTCTGTTTGATTTGTTTATAGCAGATTTTAATTTTCGAagtttcataatagaaatttataaaagttcGAACTCCTgaataagcctggtacgctgatcgcgctaaattttagctgagataaaattcccatacaagttatcgataacttgtatgggatccattttatctcggctaaaaattttcgataatttgtatggaagctaaaatttagcgcgagcagcgtaccaggctatacCAATTATAAAGGTCTTTTATGGTTGAGATCTTTTATCATTCATATAACAGAAAATTCATAGCAGAATAAAAGATTTTGCGGAATAGGcccaatttaattttatttgaacatgaattttgttttgttctagTGTAAgattgttttgtttaatatttttttttgaaagattttttttgcactgAATCTGGGTTGTATATTGTATTACTTTTGAATAGAATGCCATAGAAACTGCTTCAATATACATACCTATTTTCGTTACcgcttcaattttatttaatcatgaCTATTACCAAAGATGCAGTGATTCACTCGCAGGGATAAactactcgatccgcaaccaaatcaaatttcaatccgtgaactccccgggatgaactgtattatcgatccACAAAAACACACTAAACTGTTTACCGACATAATTATGTGATTGTTGACACTTACAAAGTCAAATGTCATTCTAGCACTTCCTCAACGGTGGGTTATGGTAATACGAAATCTTTCCCGCCgcagtgcatctgcgtcttcggtaatacgcgtccaaaacgcgtttcagacacgtttttGATGCCTTTTGGACGCATTTcaaacgtgtctgaaacgcgtccgaaacgcgtcgaaAACGCATCCGCAACGCGTCCATAactcgtctgaaacgcgtccaaaacacgtcctaaatgcgtctaaaacgcgtccgaaacgcgtaaaaaacgcgtctgaaacgcgtataaaacgcgtccaaaacgcgtctaaagcgcgtccgaaacgcgtccaaaacgcgtccaaaatgcgtccaaaacgcgtccgaaacgcgtctgaaacccgtccaaaacgcgtcctaatcgcgtccaaaacgcgtccaaaatgcgtcttaaacgcgtccgaaacgcgtctgaaacgcttctaaaacgcgtctgaaacgagTTTGTTGTTGTAACtgtcattattttatttttctcatgtCTTACCTTATTACTACTTTTGgctatttaaaaattctgtggCCACAATAACAATAaccgttaagaaaaaaaaatatttgagtgGTTTTATTATGCTTTCCAtttttaacggccatattattcactctggatttagtttggatttaagttaattttaaatccaatccattaaatctgaatttcataaatccaaggatttaattttttggtcatattattcactcaaaaaaaaattatatgtttattcaataaattttgtataattagcatttatctttatttttccttcacaaaatacgtgaaaaaacatctgaacactgtgaaaattaattttacatctggatttataaagttaaacagacctccagagagcagtttaaatttgtttggatttaacgagattggatttaaaaaattggatttaagattggatttaagtagtgattattatggaattggatttatttttgacatttgacattgtttacatccagat
Proteins encoded in this region:
- the LOC129920419 gene encoding ral GTPase-activating protein subunit beta isoform X4; protein product: MYSEWASLSSTIASNSAEAQSSSVLNKFPASAGKEVAVSVVKQLASNLGITQNAEPSHLVKDEEVTWCMDVICFGLSLPLQEHETIKDCVNVYCEWLTALHPNPRISVPKPICDDPNMYCRKVISHLHNLFVPRQGESADKINRQAVLCHRVLRTLQQTAQISQTMNRDTWESLLLFLLAINEILLAPPTVKDDVGDQLCERVLSVLFEVWLLACVRCFPSPSLWKTLQESCLLWRHRIALIEQWNRVNLALTSRLINFMYGPTFPELKISDEDAQLIPSGITNDCIAQTWYRFLRTIGNPTALCYPHVISKSSHFMQWALTRDKGAEPYQHPCLLLLPQIFLKAIKGISSQVDAFLGIYQPSHSHDENITNLMDIRSSLSDAIHGSGSGLNHNTHHLFGFSTGAGGGSSSKSGATEGSGSSFLSGLSGNTATHALNAIIGHHHHSSSASSSSSYGTPLTSTTSGLGSSVATGEHLPHSPTPPLQRRLAKSFSVAPSISQQKGLSKAALIGLTSSRSQSTQPPLTPTSGPPSSSSLNSLPSMGSEPRPPLAPTRPLCNSVLHLFGEWLFEAAYIGGESWLANAKRQASEASKRPSSMVMENRKGSISLSHPNSNNDPANLPRGLTIDKFESGRAEAIGALCKIFCSKKTGEEILPVYLARFYMALQQCMKIVESKECDETLASILLNSSDLFRLDLDGIHVLLPAFISALEVVLPDKDLKIKSLAVNYNRIELRRASINILLSMLALPLHFQTLQIRDLNNEHPEKILTFIQLKPRLVNILMNALQVETDAQNTHMLLGGLLLTVQDSVNFEENEMKRDEPTSSPPPGETNIFSSACSERSASIASGGNISLGPQSTANIGSVNASGGSGHFAKTSFGRDSSSQHDYPSLTVSDDFPVELLQEFETASVYDNAHALFVRATYLVCHRLISSWKTDLNVSLAALELLSGLARLEIRDSEQLVAIEEPSQNLTIISTDALECKRAVKWICDYICYQCSRPPPAHSKDLHSTIVAAFQCTSAWLMQHPYLLQDQDCFKTVIEVVELGISGSKSIGKPGEPPKYKDQKELKPVSMRVRDAADILLTIIMEQVGYFPKECGASETISSLLDEVRLVKFCNSVDAKTVTTEQAIQKFKYFVTENNSILALLEEPLGNVEDPQPSLTLLLRSPFGRHVWNLQMRYLPRSKSGKKHTPVNPGRPVPMNDPPKRVEVIQKNYPDGVEKAKPCAADFSIPTLDKVREQYGSDLMNHWDKLIENQAIQEKQCWKAIENSGEVLHRTPECVPPTPVHEYQTARLFLSQFGFISYEPEEKMSEIPGYRQLIALDSDRKNFAQDINFLDRLSTRSHDTVHVFYMKSGQKTAEEIIGNMNAENIKSLSHNFGKMLLTLGWPVDIQDHCGWTGSVSTSWILRNKNEKPREESNDLRFNGKSSVLYWADVSSEIAFVVPTEFNRQKQTTTSTLTTTTDGSCLSHSASDKSVWNEKNVSADAASSKSTVTGAKPRTLSLELDQSKEPIPPTRRKNVTKPLLLPQPPAKILVIWIESYEDHLNFPIDDLLCYTSTGEESQISQTPKASDCHVIFLHALQSGLLRVKLQGPSGRMSFATPLVDGMVLSRRVVGNLVRQTAHNMAKRRRLDHDGFQPPHVRRRLKVQDIIQKYKFNFTQPELIAHLFKKSA